In Mycoplasma sp. Mirounga ES2805-ORL, a single window of DNA contains:
- a CDS encoding Cof-type HAD-IIB family hydrolase → MKNKRICFSDVDGTIYEYPNRNLLEEVKNSVLFAKEKNNIEFVLNTGNPLLPKIFDLAKELNSNYIIAGSGTQIYDCRKNELIYKKFIYHNEGIKVLEIAKDFNLTAFFYDEDNLYLFNSEESTKKFLENFMDYHDWKITNKLPKNIFKIELISSNKNLIDAAFDRLNSQKLLLNIENLKSYIEIVPDKTSKGSGIKWICENVFEANPDNVMSIGDNINDIPMFKECNFSYAMDNSAEAVKKNSNFYTSSVEQNGLGEALEDYAFRTRFLK, encoded by the coding sequence ATGAAAAATAAAAGAATTTGCTTTAGTGATGTTGATGGAACAATATATGAATATCCAAATAGAAATTTACTAGAAGAAGTAAAAAATTCCGTTTTGTTTGCAAAAGAAAAAAATAATATTGAATTTGTTTTGAATACAGGCAATCCTCTCTTACCTAAAATTTTTGATTTAGCAAAAGAATTAAATTCAAATTACATAATTGCTGGTAGCGGAACACAAATTTATGATTGTAGAAAAAATGAACTTATATACAAAAAATTTATTTATCATAATGAAGGAATCAAAGTATTAGAAATTGCTAAAGATTTTAATTTAACTGCATTTTTTTATGATGAAGACAATCTTTATTTGTTTAACTCTGAAGAATCTACGAAAAAATTCTTAGAAAATTTCATGGACTATCATGATTGAAAAATTACTAACAAACTGCCTAAAAACATTTTTAAAATAGAATTGATAAGTTCTAACAAAAACTTAATTGATGCAGCTTTTGATAGGCTAAATTCACAAAAATTATTACTAAATATTGAAAATCTAAAGTCATATATTGAAATTGTCCCTGATAAAACATCTAAAGGTTCAGGTATCAAATGAATATGTGAAAATGTGTTTGAAGCAAATCCAGATAATGTAATGAGCATAGGAGATAACATTAATGATATACCAATGTTTAAGGAATGTAATTTCTCTTATGCTATGGATAATAGTGCCGAAGCTGTTAAAAAAAACTCTAATTTTTACACATCTAGTGTAGAACAAAATGGTTTAGGTGAAGCCCTTGAAGATTATGCGTTTAGAACTAGATTTCTTAAATAA
- the gpmI gene encoding 2,3-bisphosphoglycerate-independent phosphoglycerate mutase produces MKKTMLIIYDGLGMSNTIKGNAFKLAKTPTFDRLLSEYPNSLIKASGEFVGLPNGQMGNSEVGHLNIGAGQIVYTGLSLINQAIVKGDFSKNPVFIDVFDKCKDDNSTLHLIGLLSPGGVHSSEEHLFQLLNLAHKNNVKKVSVHVLGDGRDVKPKSIINSLKKLINRCEKFGYEIASIGGRFFCMDRDKNFDRVEKHFNAMQGIGINTFDNSIDYINSQYKENITDEFFEPAYNPNTNLIKNEDSIIFFNFRPDRARQLTHCFIGSDLYDFQPKKHIKIKNFISMMKYEGLKTNVAFEEMVINKPIGKVIEENNLSQLRIAETQKYAHVTYFMDGGKDIEYKNSKRIMVPSLKVKSYSEAPQMSAYEITEQILNNASSVDLSIINFANADMVGHTGDLNATIQAIEHLDNTLAKIIEFANKENITIFITADHGNSEVMLDENDMPSTKHTDNPVMLVCTDKNIKLSNGILANVAPTILDYMNIKPSIEMNCKSLIEMRREYKNEK; encoded by the coding sequence ATGAAAAAAACTATGTTAATTATTTATGATGGCTTAGGAATGAGTAATACAATCAAAGGTAATGCTTTTAAATTAGCAAAAACTCCGACTTTTGATAGATTATTGAGTGAATATCCTAATTCATTAATAAAAGCAAGCGGAGAATTTGTGGGTCTCCCGAATGGTCAAATGGGCAACAGCGAGGTTGGCCATTTAAATATAGGAGCTGGTCAAATTGTTTATACAGGGTTAAGTTTAATAAACCAAGCTATTGTTAAAGGAGATTTTTCTAAAAATCCTGTTTTTATAGATGTTTTCGATAAATGTAAAGATGATAATTCTACTCTTCATTTAATTGGCTTATTGAGTCCTGGGGGTGTTCATTCATCAGAAGAACACTTATTTCAACTACTCAATTTAGCTCATAAAAACAACGTTAAAAAAGTTAGTGTTCATGTTTTAGGTGATGGTAGAGATGTGAAGCCAAAATCAATTATTAATTCTCTTAAAAAACTAATTAATCGTTGTGAAAAATTTGGCTATGAGATAGCAAGTATTGGCGGCAGATTCTTTTGCATGGATAGAGATAAAAATTTTGATAGAGTCGAAAAACATTTCAATGCTATGCAAGGGATCGGAATAAATACATTTGATAATTCCATTGATTACATAAATAGTCAATACAAAGAAAATATAACAGATGAATTTTTTGAACCTGCTTATAACCCTAATACGAATTTGATTAAGAATGAAGACTCAATTATTTTTTTTAATTTCAGACCTGATAGAGCAAGGCAATTAACACACTGCTTCATTGGATCCGACTTATATGATTTCCAACCAAAAAAACACATTAAAATTAAAAACTTTATTTCAATGATGAAATATGAGGGTCTAAAAACAAATGTTGCTTTTGAAGAAATGGTTATTAATAAACCTATCGGAAAGGTTATTGAGGAAAACAATTTAAGTCAATTAAGAATTGCTGAAACTCAAAAATATGCGCATGTTACATATTTTATGGATGGAGGAAAAGATATTGAATATAAAAATTCTAAAAGAATTATGGTTCCATCATTAAAAGTAAAAAGTTATTCTGAAGCACCTCAAATGTCTGCTTATGAAATAACTGAACAAATATTGAATAACGCTTCTAGTGTTGATTTATCAATAATTAATTTTGCTAATGCTGATATGGTTGGTCATACTGGTGATTTAAATGCAACAATTCAAGCTATCGAACATTTAGACAATACATTAGCAAAAATAATTGAGTTTGCAAATAAGGAAAATATTACTATTTTTATAACTGCAGATCACGGCAATTCAGAGGTTATGCTGGACGAAAACGATATGCCTTCAACTAAACATACTGATAATCCAGTTATGTTAGTTTGTACAGACAAAAATATAAAACTAAGTAATGGAATATTAGCTAATGTTGCGCCAACAATTCTTGATTATATGAACATAAAACCAAGTATAGAGATGAACTGCAAATCATTAATTGAGATGAGAAGGGAATATAAAAATGAAAAATAA